CCGTGGGCGTGCAGCTCGTCGTCGTGGTCGCTCGTCACGACGAGCTCGAGCGTCTCGCCGACCGCGAGGTCGACCTGCGCCGGCGCCGGGGTGACGGTCGTCCCGGTGATGCTCACCTCGAGCCGCCTCACCTGCCCGCTCACCGGCCCACTCACCGGCCCGCTGACCTGCCAGGTGCCGGACCCTCCGGTGGCGCCGGCGACGGAGGACGACGCCCCCGGCTGCGCGGCCCCGGGAGCGGGCTGACCGGCATCCGACGACGAGCACGCCGACAGCACGGTGAGCGCGGCGAGGGCGACGGGGACGAGGGCGGCTCGGGTCGGGCGGGGGTGGCGACGCATGGCCCCCAGCGTAGGTGGGGCTCTCTGGCAGAGTGGGGCCATGCCGGACCGCCTGACGTCGCTCGACGCCTCCTTCCTCTACCTCGAGGAGTCGACGACGTCGATGCACGTCGGGTCGGTCATGCTCTTCGACCCGCCGAAGCAGGGCTTCGACTACGACCGGCTGCTGCACATCGTCGAGCACCGCATCGGCGCCATCCCGCGGTTCCGGCAGAAGGTCGTCGACGTGCCCGGGCGCATCGCCAACCCCGTCTGGGTCGACGACGAGAACTTCGACATGAGCTACCACGTGCGTCGGGCGGGCCTGCCCCGGCCCGGCAGCGACGAGCAGCTGCAGGACTTCGTCGCGCGGGTGCAGCCGCGCAAGCTCGACCGCACCCGGCCGCTGTGGGAGGTCTACCTCGTCGAGGGCCTCGCCGAGGGTCGCTTCGCCATCGTCACCAAGACCCACCACGCCCTCATCGACGGCGTCAACGCCCTCGACATCGCCCACGTCATCGTCGACTCGGTCGAGGGTGACGACGACCTGCTGCCCGCCGCGCCGTGGGAGCCGGGCCGCTCGCCGTCGCCGGCCGAGCTCGTCACCGGCGCCCTCGTCGACGCCGTCCGGCGGCCCACGCAGGTCGTCGACCTCGTGCGCGGCGGCATCGACGACGTCGTCAACGTGGGCCTGCGCGCCGCCGAGTCGGCGGGTCACCTGCTCGGAGCCGTCGCCCGCACGGCGGCCCGGCCGGCCCCGGAGTCGCCGCTCAACGTCGAGATCGGCACAGCCCGCCGGTGGGTCATGGTGGCGACCGACCTCGACGACTACCGCGAGGTGCGCTCGCGCCTGGCCCGCGGCGCCTACGCCGAGGACGTCTCGATCAACGACGTCGTCCTCGCCACGATCGCCGGTGGGTTCCGCACCTGGCTGCTCGGGCGCGGCGAGGCCGTCAGCACCAAGAGCGTCGTGCGGGCGATGGTGCCGGTGAGCATCTACGGCGACGACCCCGCGGGCATGTACGCCAACCAGGTCATGGCCTGCGTCGTCAACCTGCCGGTGGGCGAGCCAGGCGCGTCGATGCGGCTGCACCAGATCGCCTTCTCGATGCGCCAGCAGATGGAGGGCGGGCAGGCCGTGGGGGCGACGTCGCTCGCCAACCTCGCCGGCTTCGCGCCGCCGACGCTGCACGCGCTCGGCGCCCGCCTCGGCTCGGCGATGTCGCGGCGGCTCTACAACGTCATGGTGACCAACGTCCCGGGCCCGCAGTCGCCGCTGTGGGCCGGTGACGCGCAGATGGTCTCGACCTTCCCGGTCACGCCGCTCGCGCGCGGTCAGGCCCTGTCGATCGGCGTCACCTCGTACAACGGCGGCGTGTACTTCGGCCTCAACGCCGACCGCGAGGCCATGCCCGACCTCGGCGACCTCGCCGGGGCGATCGTCGAGTCGCTCGACGAGCTCAAGAGCGGGAGGGAGTCCTGATGCCGGTCGTCCGCGTGTACCTGCCCGTGGGGCGGGCCGACCTCGACGAGCTGGCGAGCGGCGGCGCCGTCGTGGCGTCGTCGGCCCAGCCGCGCCCCGCCTTCGCGGTAACGCCGGCGCTGCAGGCGCAAGGCCCCGGGCTCGACGCCGAGGACCTCGAGTACGCCGCCTTCAGCGATGCCGTCGCCGCCGCGGGCGCGGCCCGCGCCGACGGGGGTGACCGGCGCATCGTCATCGCGGCGGATGCCGACCCCCGCTGGGTGTCGTCGGATGCCGTCGTGGCCGAGGACGGCGCGCTGTCCGCCGTCGCGATCGTCGAGGCCCTCCCGCTGTCGCGGCTCGCCTCGTTCCACGTCGACGAGGAGGCGGGCGAGCCCGACGACGGCGACGCCGACGACCTGCTCTGGTACGACGTCACCGAGCTCGACGAGGTGCGGGGGCTCGTGCGTTGACCCCGTCGGGCGGCGCCGTGGACCCTCCCGGGTCCGAGCAGGTGGCGCTGTACGACGACGACGGCCGGGTCGTCGGCTCGGCCGACCGGTCGCGCGTGCGCGCCGAGAACCTGCGCCACGGTGCGACGGCCGTCGTCGTCCGTGACCGCCTCGGCCGCGTCTACCTCCACCGGCGCACGACGACGAAGGACGTCTATCCCGGGCTGCTCGACCTCGCGGCCGGCGGGGTGCTCCAGGTCGGCGAGGACCCCGACGCCGGCGCCGTGCGCGAGGCGGAGGAGGAGCTCGGCGTGCACGGCGTCCCGCTCGTCCGGCTGGGCGAGGCCGACTACGCCGACGACGACACCTGCTACCGCGCCTTCCTCTACACCGCCGACTACGACGGGCCGATCGTCTGGCAGCCGGAGGAGGTCTCGTGGGGCACGTGGTCGACGGTCCAGGCGCTCGTCGAGCTGCTCGAGACCCGGCCCGGGGAGGTCGTGCCCGACTCGCGTGCGCTGTGGCTGGGCCGGCTTCGGGAGTGGGCCGCCGACCGTGCGCCGCTCCCGGGCGGGTGGGACGACCGGGCCGAGCTGGCCGAGCTGGCCGAGCTGGTCGAGGGCCGATGGGTCGACCGGACCCCGGCGCCGCACCGTGCGGACGCGCTGCTCGCCGAGTGCCGGCTGCTGCCGCTCATCGCGCCGTCGCTCCCGCTCGAGGTGCCCCAGCCCGCAGTCCTGACCGAGCAGCCCCTCGTCGTGCGTCACCCCGTCGTCGCGGGCGAGCCCTGCGACCCGGCGCGCCTGACGGCGGCGGACGGTGACCGGGTCGGGCGGTTCCTCCGCGCCCTGCACGACACTCCGCCGACCCAGGCCGAGGGAGCCGGCCTGCCCGGCCGCCGCGACGACGGGCCCGACCGGGCGCTGCGCCAGGCCGCCCTGCGCTCCACCGTGCTGCCCCTGCTGCCCGAGTCGCTGCACGACGTGGGGGAGCGGCTGCTCGCCGGCCTCTCGACACCCGGTGAGCAGCGCGTCTGCCACGCCGACCTGCTGCCCCCGCACGTGCTGGTGCGGGGCGGCGCGGTCACGGGAGTCGTCGACTTCGGCGACGCCCGCCTCACCGACCCGGCCCTCGACCTCGCCTGGGCCCGGTGGGGGACCCCGGAGCCCTTCGCCCGGGCGGCCGCCGAGGCGTACGGCGCCGACGACGAGCAGCTCGACCGGGCCGCCGGGTGGTGGGCCCTCGTCCCGTGGCACGAGGTCCACCGGGCGCGCAGTGGGCGGCGGTCCGCCCCCGGTCCGGGCATCGAGGACGGCCTCGGCGAGGCCGTGCGACGGCTGCGCGACTGGGCCGACCGGCATCCGTCGGTCTGAGGGCCCACGCGCGGCGTCCGGCCGCCGGCCGCCGCGTCCCACGTCGTGGGCGGGTGGTCTCGCCCGTCCGAGGGGTCTTGTTACGTTGCGGTAATGGACTTCACCGCCGACGAGTACGCCCGCCGCGACGCCGACCGGATGGCCGAGGTCCTCGTCGGGCCGCCCGTGACGTGGGTCTTCCTCGGCGACAGCATCACGCAGGGCGTCGTGCACACGCACGGCGCCCGCGGCTACGTCGAGCACTTCGCCGAGCGGGTGCGCGGCGAGCTCGGGCGGCGCTCCGACGCCGTCGTCAACTCCGGCGTGTCCGGCGCCTCTGCCGGCGACCTGCTGCCCGAGTTCCACTGGCGTGCAGGCCGTTTCGCGCCCGACGTCGTGTTCGTCATGTTCGGCACCAACGACGTCGTCGAGGGCCCGGACGGGTTGCGGGCCTTCCGCTTCCGCCTCGACCAGATCGTGCAGCGCACCCGTGACCTCGGCTCGACCGTCGTGCTGCAGACCCCGCCCCTGCTCGTCGCCGACGGCGGCGACCGCACCCCCGAGCGCCTCGAGGAGTACGTCGGCGAGGTGCGCTCCCTCGCCAACGACCTGGGCGTCGGCCTCGTCGACCACGCGGCCCGCTGGGCGCGGGCCGGCGACGGCGCGGCCCCGGCCGAGTGGCTCGACGACCCGTTCCACCCCAACGCCCTCGGCCACCACGAGCTGGCCCTCGAGCTCTTCCGCCACCTCGGCGTCGACGACCCCGCCAGCGCGGTGTGCGCGCTGCGCCCGGGGGAGCGGGTCGGCGCCGGGGCCTGAACCCGGGTCGGGTCAGGGTCCGGTCAGGGTCGACCTTGATCGCGCCGGGCCGCGGCGACCGCGACACTGGGACCATGACGCACCCCATCCCGAACCCCTACGGTCACGAGCTCTCGGCGCCCAGCGGCGAGGAGCGCACGTGGGCCGTCCTCGGCCACCTGGCCGCGATCATCGCCGCCGTCGTCTCGGTGGGCTGGCTCAGCTTCGTCGGACCGCTGCTCATCTGGGCCCTCTACAAGGACCGCAGCGCCTTCGTCCGCCGGGCCGCCGCCGGCGCCTTCAACTTCAACCTCGCGATCTGGGCGATGATCATCGTCGGCTGGATCCTCTTCATCACGGTCATCGGCATCCCCGTCGCGGTCCTGCTGTGGATCGTGGCCGGCATCGCCGGGCTCTTCTTCCACATCCGCGCGGCCGTCAAGGCCAACCGCGGCGAGTCGTACAGCTACCCCTGGCAGATCCGCGTCCTCAGCTGACCCCCGCTCCCACGCACCGGGTGCGGTGACCGAGGCCCCGTCGCCCGTCCGGGCGGTGGGGCCTCGCTGCCGCCCCCGACCGGTCGGCGCACCGCCCCGGACGTGGAACGATGGGGCGGTCGCCCGCGGCCGGACACCCCGGGACCGCGCCCTCCACCTGCCCCGCCGGGCAGCGTCGGCGGGGCCGTCGGGCGGCCGTGACACGCACGAGCGAGACCCGCGAGACACAGGAGATGCGATGGATGCAGTGACCCACGTCCCCGAGCCGGCCAACGAGCCGGTGCTCGACTACGCCCCGGGCTCGCCCGAGCGGGCGCGGCTCGAGTCGGCCCTGGCCGAGATCGGCTCGAGCGGACCGGTCGAGCTGCCCCACGTCATCGACGGCGAGCGGGTGGCCGGCACCGGGCGCCGCATCGCCGTCCGCCAGCCGCACGCCCACCGCAAGGTCCTCGGTCACCTGCGCAACGCGAGCGTCAAGGAGGCCCGGTCGGCGGTCGAGGCCGCGAAGAACGCGGCGCCGATGTGGCGCGAGCTGTCGTTCGACGACCGGGCGGCCGTGCTGCTCAAGGCCGCCGACCTGCTCGCCGGCCCGTGGCGTGCCCGCATCAACGCGGCGACGATGCTCGGCCAGAGCAAGACCGCCTACCAGGCCGAGATCGACAGCGCGTGCGAGCTCATCGACTTCTGGCGCCTCAACGTCCACTTCGCCCGCGGCATCCTCGAGCAGCAGCCGCCGCTCAACTCGCGTGGCGTCTGGAACCGCTCCGACTACCGCTCGCTCGAGGGCTTCGTCTACGCGATCACGCCCTTCAACTTCACCGCCATCGCCGGCAACCTGCCGACCGCCCCCGCCCTCATGGGCAACACGGTCGTGTGGAAGCCGTCGCCGACCCAGCAGTTCGCCGCGTCGCTGACGATGCAGCTGCTCGAGGAGGCCGGCATGCCGCCCGGCGTCATCAACATGGTGACGGGCGACGGGCTCAACGTCAGCAAGGTCGCGCTCGCCGACGAGGACCTCGCCGGCATCCACTTCACCGGCTCGACGCCCACCTTCCAGCACCTGTGGCAGGAGGTCGGCAGCAACCTCCAGCGCTACCGCACCTACCCGCGGCTCGTCGGCGAGACCGGCGGCAAGGACTTCATCGTCGCCCACCCGACGGCCGACCCCGACGTGCTGCGCACGGCGATGATCCGCGGCGCCTTCGAGTTCCAGGGCCAGAAGTGCTCGGCCGCCTCGCGCGCCTACGTCCCCGCGTCGCTGTGGAAGCGCATCAAGGGCGACCTCGTCGAGATCACGAACGGCCTCACGCAGGGCGACGTCACCGACCTGTCGAACTTCATGGGCGCCGTCATCGACGACCGCGCCTTCGCCAAGCACAAGGACGCCATCGACCGCGCCTACGCGACGCGCGGCATCGACGTCGTCGCCGGCGGCACGTACGACGACTCCGTCGGCTACTTCGTGCGCCCGACGGTGCTCGAGATCAAGGACGCCGCCGACGAGTCGTTCCGCACCGAGTACTTCGGCCCCATCCTGTCGGTGCACGTCTACCCCGACGCGCAGTACGACCGGGTCGTCGACCAGATGGAGCGCTTCGCGCCCTACGGCCTCACCGGGTCGATCATCGCCCAGGACCGCCGGGTCATCGCCGACGCCACGAAGCGCCTGCGTTTCGCCGCCGGCAACTTCTACGTCAACGACAAGCCGACCGGCGCCGTCGTCGGCCAGCAGCCCTTCGGCGGTGGCCGCGCGTCGGGCACCAACGACAAGGCCGGCGCCGCGCAGAACCTGCTGCGCTGGACCAGCGTGCGCTCCATCAAGGAGACCTTCGTGCCGCCCAAGGACCACGCCTACCCGCACATGGGCTGAGCGCCCACGCGCCCGACACGACGGCCGGCATCCTCGAGCAGAGGATGCCGGCCGTCGGCGTCACGGGGGAGGGCTCGCCCAGTGAGTCTCGGTGAGGTCAGTGACCCTCGGCGAGCCAGGCCCGGCCGGTGCGCTGCTCGCTACGGATGCCGGCGATGACCGCGGGCGCGGCGGCCTTCTCGATGCGCCCGCCGAGCAGCGGGATGGAGGCCTTGAGGTCGCCGTCGAACGAGACGGTGCTGCCACCACCGGTGGCCGAGAGAGCGACGTCGGCGCGCATCGCGACCGGCGCCCCCTTGACCTCGACGAGCAGGGTGCCGCGGCGACCGCCGTCGGCCTGCGCGGCGCCCCAGTCGTAGGTCTCGGTGATGCTGAGGGTCTGGCCCACGATCGACGTGGCGAAGTCGGGCAGGCGGTCGGTGGGCAGGTCGCGGTGGGTGACGACCCGGGCGCCGTCACCGGTCGGCGTCACCGCGACGTCGTGGCGCAGCGCGCCGGCGTCGACGCACTTCCGGTTCTGGAACTCCTCGTCGGTGAGCATGGTGAAGACGTCGGAGGGGGCGGCGGGGTAGGCGATCGACTCGCTGATCTTCATGGCGCCACGCTATCGGCCGCGCGCGAGCACCGAGAGTCGCGCGAGGGTGTCGCGCGACCGGGCCAGCTCGCGGGCGAGCGACGCGGCGTCCTTGGCGCGCGCGGAGGTGACGCGGTTGAGCAGCTCCTGCAGGTGCTCGCGCTCGTGCAGCCGTCGCAGCGCCTCGACCCGGCTGGGGCCCGGCGCCTCGACCACGCGTGTGCCGTCGACGACGAGGTCGGCGGCGCGCAGCCGTTCGTCGAGCGTCCTGACCCGGTGGGCCGCCTCGACCCCGTCGGTCGTCCACGCCTGCAGTAGCGCGCCCACGCGGTCGAGCTCGTCAGCGAGCGTCGTGGCGGGCGACGTCCCCGACGTCCCCGACGTGCCGCCCACGTCGGCGGCCAGGTCAGCGGCCAGGTCGGCGAGGTCGAGGGCCTGACGTCGCAGGGTTCCGCCGAGCGCGCTCGTCGACGCCGGGTCGCCCTCCCGGCCCGTCACCACGACGTCTCCCGCCGCCGCGACGGGGGCGGTGGAGGTTCGTCGTCGTCGGGGCGACGAGGACCCTCCACGGGTGGTGGTGTGGCCTCGAGCAGCCGGTCCTCGTAGAGCCGGCCGAGGGCGTGCAGGGTGTCGGCCGCCTGCTCGACCCACAGGTCGAGCTCGTGCTGCACGGCCTCCTCGCCGACGTCGGGGGTGTGCGCGAGCAGCTCGTCGCCCATGGCGAGCGCCTGCGACCGGGCCCGCGCGAGAGCGCGCAGGTGTCGGCGACCCGGGCCACCGGCATCCGCCACCCCGTCACGTCCGTCACCCCTGACGGACGGTCGGCCCGCGACGCGTCGGTCGGCGCGGTCGGCGGGCATGCGGCCACTCTAGGAGGTGCGCGCGCGGCGTCCCCGGAGTTCTCCACGGGTCCGCGCGGGTAGTGAGGAGCGGGACGCGCCGGGTCCCGACCCCACCCCGGACGCGGACGGCCACGCAGTAGGCTCACATCGTGAGATGCACGGCACAGGGACGTGTCGCGCTGGGGTCGCCACGGTGAGGAAGTCGTAACGCATGTCCGCGTCACTCGAAGAGTCTCGGAACGACGTGATGGAGGCGGCCGCGGCGCTCGTCTCCTCCGACGAGCCATCGCGACGGGGGCGCTCGCGCGACCGGCACGAGAAGGAGACCCGGTCGCTGCTGCAGGCGTACTACCGCCTCGTCGCGACCGAGGACCTCATCGTCCGTGAGCCCGACGAGCTGGCCGCGATCGTGGCCGGGCACCGGGCCTTCGCGCAGGACCGCCCCGTCGGGACGACGAGCGTGCGCGCCCTCAACCCCGACCGTGAGGTCGACGGCTGGGAGTCGAGCCACACTGTCGTGCAGGTCGTCACCGACGACATGCCCTTCCTCGTCGACTCCGTCGTCTCCGCCCTCGGTGGGTTCGACAGCGGCGTCCACCTGCTCATCCACCCGCAGGTCACGGTGGCCCGGTCGGTGACCGGTGACCTCGACCGCGTCCTCGTCGACGGTGAGACGACGGTCGACAGCACCTCCGTCGGCCTCGTGCGCGAGTCGTGGATGTACCTCGAGATCGACCGGCTGCCCGAGGCGTCGCTGCCCGACGTCGAGTCGCGGCTGCGTTCGGTGCTCGACGACGTGCGGGCCGCGGTCGAGGACTGGCCCAAGATGCGCGCGCACGCCCTCACCGTGGCGAGCGAGCTGAAGTCGGTCGCGCCCCCCGGGACCGACCCGCACCAGGCCCGTGAGGCCAGCCGCTTCCTCGAGTGGCTGGCCCACAACAACTTCACCTTCCTGGGCTACCGCGAGTACACCCTGAGCCACGACGGTGACCACGACGTCTCCCGCCAGGTGCCGGGCACCGGCCTCGGCCTGCTGCGCTTCGACCGGCCCGAGTCGACCGAGGGGCTCGTGCTCACACCGGCGGCGTCACGGGCGGCGCGAGACTCGACCATCCTCATCATCACCAAGGCGAACTCCCGGGCCACCGTGCACCGCAACGTCTACCTCGACTACATCGCGG
This is a stretch of genomic DNA from Terracoccus luteus. It encodes these proteins:
- a CDS encoding WS/DGAT/MGAT family O-acyltransferase — encoded protein: MPDRLTSLDASFLYLEESTTSMHVGSVMLFDPPKQGFDYDRLLHIVEHRIGAIPRFRQKVVDVPGRIANPVWVDDENFDMSYHVRRAGLPRPGSDEQLQDFVARVQPRKLDRTRPLWEVYLVEGLAEGRFAIVTKTHHALIDGVNALDIAHVIVDSVEGDDDLLPAAPWEPGRSPSPAELVTGALVDAVRRPTQVVDLVRGGIDDVVNVGLRAAESAGHLLGAVARTAARPAPESPLNVEIGTARRWVMVATDLDDYREVRSRLARGAYAEDVSINDVVLATIAGGFRTWLLGRGEAVSTKSVVRAMVPVSIYGDDPAGMYANQVMACVVNLPVGEPGASMRLHQIAFSMRQQMEGGQAVGATSLANLAGFAPPTLHALGARLGSAMSRRLYNVMVTNVPGPQSPLWAGDAQMVSTFPVTPLARGQALSIGVTSYNGGVYFGLNADREAMPDLGDLAGAIVESLDELKSGRES
- a CDS encoding DUF6912 family protein codes for the protein MPVVRVYLPVGRADLDELASGGAVVASSAQPRPAFAVTPALQAQGPGLDAEDLEYAAFSDAVAAAGAARADGGDRRIVIAADADPRWVSSDAVVAEDGALSAVAIVEALPLSRLASFHVDEEAGEPDDGDADDLLWYDVTELDEVRGLVR
- a CDS encoding phosphotransferase encodes the protein MDPPGSEQVALYDDDGRVVGSADRSRVRAENLRHGATAVVVRDRLGRVYLHRRTTTKDVYPGLLDLAAGGVLQVGEDPDAGAVREAEEELGVHGVPLVRLGEADYADDDTCYRAFLYTADYDGPIVWQPEEVSWGTWSTVQALVELLETRPGEVVPDSRALWLGRLREWAADRAPLPGGWDDRAELAELAELVEGRWVDRTPAPHRADALLAECRLLPLIAPSLPLEVPQPAVLTEQPLVVRHPVVAGEPCDPARLTAADGDRVGRFLRALHDTPPTQAEGAGLPGRRDDGPDRALRQAALRSTVLPLLPESLHDVGERLLAGLSTPGEQRVCHADLLPPHVLVRGGAVTGVVDFGDARLTDPALDLAWARWGTPEPFARAAAEAYGADDEQLDRAAGWWALVPWHEVHRARSGRRSAPGPGIEDGLGEAVRRLRDWADRHPSV
- a CDS encoding SGNH/GDSL hydrolase family protein; this encodes MDFTADEYARRDADRMAEVLVGPPVTWVFLGDSITQGVVHTHGARGYVEHFAERVRGELGRRSDAVVNSGVSGASAGDLLPEFHWRAGRFAPDVVFVMFGTNDVVEGPDGLRAFRFRLDQIVQRTRDLGSTVVLQTPPLLVADGGDRTPERLEEYVGEVRSLANDLGVGLVDHAARWARAGDGAAPAEWLDDPFHPNALGHHELALELFRHLGVDDPASAVCALRPGERVGAGA
- a CDS encoding DUF4870 domain-containing protein, producing the protein MTHPIPNPYGHELSAPSGEERTWAVLGHLAAIIAAVVSVGWLSFVGPLLIWALYKDRSAFVRRAAAGAFNFNLAIWAMIIVGWILFITVIGIPVAVLLWIVAGIAGLFFHIRAAVKANRGESYSYPWQIRVLS
- the pruA gene encoding L-glutamate gamma-semialdehyde dehydrogenase, which codes for MDAVTHVPEPANEPVLDYAPGSPERARLESALAEIGSSGPVELPHVIDGERVAGTGRRIAVRQPHAHRKVLGHLRNASVKEARSAVEAAKNAAPMWRELSFDDRAAVLLKAADLLAGPWRARINAATMLGQSKTAYQAEIDSACELIDFWRLNVHFARGILEQQPPLNSRGVWNRSDYRSLEGFVYAITPFNFTAIAGNLPTAPALMGNTVVWKPSPTQQFAASLTMQLLEEAGMPPGVINMVTGDGLNVSKVALADEDLAGIHFTGSTPTFQHLWQEVGSNLQRYRTYPRLVGETGGKDFIVAHPTADPDVLRTAMIRGAFEFQGQKCSAASRAYVPASLWKRIKGDLVEITNGLTQGDVTDLSNFMGAVIDDRAFAKHKDAIDRAYATRGIDVVAGGTYDDSVGYFVRPTVLEIKDAADESFRTEYFGPILSVHVYPDAQYDRVVDQMERFAPYGLTGSIIAQDRRVIADATKRLRFAAGNFYVNDKPTGAVVGQQPFGGGRASGTNDKAGAAQNLLRWTSVRSIKETFVPPKDHAYPHMG
- a CDS encoding DUF2505 domain-containing protein; translated protein: MKISESIAYPAAPSDVFTMLTDEEFQNRKCVDAGALRHDVAVTPTGDGARVVTHRDLPTDRLPDFATSIVGQTLSITETYDWGAAQADGGRRGTLLVEVKGAPVAMRADVALSATGGGSTVSFDGDLKASIPLLGGRIEKAAAPAVIAGIRSEQRTGRAWLAEGH